In one window of Enoplosus armatus isolate fEnoArm2 chromosome 7, fEnoArm2.hap1, whole genome shotgun sequence DNA:
- the LOC139287384 gene encoding 5-hydroxytryptamine receptor 3A-like yields the protein MTEVKPAELIFICFMLLHDFVAALNCTSPTPDSLFDALEKELFPKKLVRPVKRFSNPLNITIDMTVVGILEVDEKAQTLTTVLWQVLEWDIEGLSWDEKECGADRVSVPREKLWVPDVHIAEFTDEDKSPKTPYVYLYNTGHVFDDKPIRVVSTCQLVIYTFPFDIQNCSLTFGSYLHFATDIRMVQGTTPAQILAESRDVFETNGEWELIDIGVAPSTLALGVGSYSEITYFIILRRRPILYVVNLLIPSCFLITLDLFSFLLPPQSVDRSSFKMTLILGYTVFLLIMNDLLPVTGETTPLINVFFSLSLALMVASLLETVFITNIQFSSSHYSAVPHWLSVLVLRYLAVVVCLPSKKKSNRITVFINQSTREPAMNTGITNISVSHLQSVSGDTTPVKRPLDPPDPAEPALDELRKLSRHLIAIRRQMDKHFQGTNTSQEWEMIGIVIDRLLFGLYIVFIIVSFITIICIWIWNKSHAA from the exons ATGACAGAGGTAAAGCCTGCTGAgctcatcttcatctgtttcATGCTGCTTCACG ATTTTGTAGCAGCATTGAACTGCACCAGCCCAACTCCTGACTCCTTATTTGATGCGCTTGAGAAAGAATTATTCCCTAAAAAACTGGTGCGTCCCGTAAAAAGGTTTTCAAATCCATTGAACATAACCATCGATATGACTGTGGTGGGAATTTTAGAAGTG GATGAAAAAGCCCAAACCCTGACAACAGTCTTATGGCAAGTTCTG GAGTGGGATATAGAAGGACTGAGCTGGGATGAGAAGGAATGTGGAGCTGATAGAGTCTCTGTCCCTCGAGAAAAGCTTTGGGTCCCAGACGTCCACATCGCAGAGTT CACGGACGAGGACAAATCTCCCAAAACTCCCTACGTCTACTTATACAACACAggtcatgtttttgatgataaGCCGATCAGAGTGGTCAGCACCTGCCAATTAGTAATCTACACTTTCCCCTTTGACATCCAAAACTGCTCGCTGACGTTTGGATCATATCTACACTTTG CTACGGACATAAGGATGGTTCAGGGCACCACCCCTGCACAGATCCTGGCGGAGTCCAGAGATGTGTTTGAGACCAATGGGGAATGGGAGCTCATAGATATCGGCGTTGCTCCTTCTACACTAGCGTTAGGTGTGGGAAGCTACTCTGAGATCACATACTTT ATCATTCTAAGACGTCGGCCGATCCTCTATGTGGTGAACCTCCTGATCCCCAGCTGCTTCCTCATCACATTGGACCTCTTCAGCTTCCTGCTGCCTCCCCAGAGTGTGGACCGGTCCTCCTTCAAGATGACCCTCATCCTGGGCTACACAGTATTCCTGCTCATCATGAACGACCTGCTGCCTGTCACTGGGGAGACAACGCCTCTCATCA atgttttctTCTCCCTCAGTCTCGCTCTGATGGTGGCCAGCCTGTTGGAGACAGTGTTTATCACTAATATCCAGTTCAGCTCCAGCCATTACAGTGCGGTGCCTCACTGGCTCAGTGTTCTCGTGTTACGATATCTAGCTGTTGTCGTTTGTCTCCCTTCAAAGAAAAAGAGTAACCGAATCACTGTCTTCATCAACCAATCTACTAGAG aaCCAGCAATGAATACCGGCATCACTAACATCTCAGTGAGTCATCTTCAGAGCGTCTCTGGTGATACAACTCCAGTGAAACGCCCTCTGGACCCTCCAGACCCTGCGGAGCCAGCACTAGATGAACTGAGGAAACTGAGCAGACATCTCATAGCTATCCGCCGCCAGATGGACAAACACTTCCAGGGGACCAACACCTCGCAGGAATGGGAAATGATCGGGATAGTCATCGACCGCCTCCTGTTTGGCTTGTACATTGTCTTCATCATTGTCAgcttcatcaccatcatttgTATCTGGATCTGGAACAAATCGCATGCAGCATGA